The segment GATCGACGGCGCGCGGCTGCTCTATCGCATGGGGCACGCGCTCGACGAGGCGGGCCTCGACCCGGAGCGGGCGGAGCGGTGCCACCGCCAGGCGCTCGAGATCGATCCGCGCTTCGCGCCGGCGTTGCGCCGCCTGCGCGGGCGCTGCGCCGCGAGTGGCCGCTGGCAGGAGGCGCTTGCGCTCGCCATGCGCGAGGCCGTCGGCGTGTCGCGGCCGACCGAACGCGCGGCGCTGCTGGCGGAGGTCGGCGAGGGCGCGCTGCGCGGCGGCGAGCCTGCGCTCGCCGCCGAGGCCTTCGAGCAGGCGCTGGCCGCCGACGCGGGGTCGCAGCGCGCATGGCTCGGTATCGGCGAGGCCCTCGAGCGCGCCGGACGCTTGGAGGAGGCCGCCCAGCGCTGGCAGCAGGCGCTCTCGCTCGCGCTCGGCGAAGGGCGCGAGCGGGTGCGGGCCTGGCGGGAGCTCGGGCGGCTGCTCGCCGACGGGCTTGGCGACCCGGCGCGCGCGCTCGCCGTCTACGAGGCCGCACACCAGGCGGCGCCCGAGGAGCCGGAGTGGCTCGACGCGATGGCCGGGGTGCTCCGCGCGCTCGGACGCGGGGATGCGCTGGCGGCGCTGGCCGAACGGCGGCTCGCGCTGGCCGGGGATGCGCCCGCCCGCGCCGCGATCGCGCTCGATGCCGGCCGCGCGCTGCTCGCGAGCGGTGCGGATCCGGGCGCCGCGCGGGCGTGGCTGCAGCGCGCCGCGGACTTCGTGGAGAGCGGAGACGTACACCTGGCGCTCGCCGAGGCCGCAGGCCGTGCCGGCGACACCGGAGGACGGACGTGGCACCTCGAGCGGGCGATGGAGCTCGGCGCGGAGATCCCGAGCTGGGCGGACCTGGGGCTCGGCGGCGAGCCGCCGGAGCCGCCGAGCGACGCCTTGCTCGCGCGGCTGCGCGACGCGGCCGCCGAACGCCCCACGGACCCGGACGCGCTCGCGGCCTACGCCGACGCGCTCGAGGCCGGCCACCACGAGCTCGAGCGCATCGAGGTCCTGGAACGGCTGGCGGCACTCGCCGGCGACCCCGCGGAGCGCATCGAGCACCTGCTGCAGCTCGGCGCCCTGCACGAGACGCTCGACGACGTGGCGGCCGCCGGCTCCGCCTACCAGATGGCCTTCGACCTCGACCCGGGCCATCCGCAGGCGCTCGCCGCCCTCGAGCGCACGCTGCGCAAGCTCGAGCGGCCCGCCGCTCTCCTGGCCACCTACGCGCGCGCCGCCGAGCGGGCCGCGCCGGTGCGCCGCGCCGAGCTGCTCTGCGCCGCCGGCGTCCTCCAGGCCGAGGGCGTTGACCCGGTGGCGGCGAACGCCTCGTTCGCGGCGGCGCTGGCCGCCGACCCCGGCTGCGCCGCGGCCCACGACGGCGCCGCGCGCACCGCCGCCGGCACCGACGACGAAACCCTCCTCGCGGCCTGGATCGCCGAGGCGCCCCGGGCCGGCCTGGCCCGCCTCGAGGTCCTCGCGCCGGAGCTCACCCGCCGGCTCGACGCCCTCGGCCGCGGCGAGGAGGCGCTCCCGGCGCTGCGCCGGCACGCCGCGCTCTCGCCCGCGCCGCGCGAGGCGCTCGAGCGCCTCGCGCGCCAGCTCGAGGATCTCGGCGACACCGATGAGCTGTCGCTCGTGCTGGAGCGCCTCGACGACCTGCTCGCGGGCGCCGCCCGCGGCGCGAACCAGCGCCGCCTCGGCTGGCTGCACGCCGCGGAGGGCCGCGCCGACGCCGCACTCGACGCCTGGCGCGCCGCGCTCCGCCACGACCCGAGCGACCTCGCCTCGCTCGAGGCGCTGCTCGACGCCTTCGCGGAGGCGGAGCGCTTCGAGGACGCGCTCGCCTTGCTCGACGAGCTCGGCACCCCGGCCGGCTCGCGCTCGATCGCGCTGCGGCGCGCGCGCGCACTCGACCGCGGCGGGCGCCCGGCCGAGGCCGCGCACGCCTGGCGCGAGCTCCACCGCGAGGGCGAACGGAGCGAGGAGGTGCTGGAGGGCTGGGAGCGAAGCGCCCGTGCCGCCGGCGACCCCGAGCTGCTCGCGGACGCACTCCGCGAGCGCGCGGCCCGCACGAGCGAGGGCGACGCGCGCACCCGCATCGAGCTCGAGCGCGCGCGCCTGCTCGACGCGGCACTCGACCGCCCCGACGAGGCGCGCCGCGCCTGGGAAGCGCTCGCCGACGCCGCGCTGCCGCCCGCCGCCGCCGAGGAGGTCGAGCGCCGCCTCGACGCGCTGCTCGAGCGCACCGGCGACTACCCCGCGCTCTGCGAGCGGCTCGAGGCGCGCGCCGAGCACAGCACGGCGGGCCCCGGGTGGCTGCTGCACATGCGGATCGCCGACCTGGCGGAGGCCCGGCTCGGGGACATCGGACGCGCGCGCCGGCACCTCGAGATGGCGATCGGCGTCGCACCCGAGCATCCCGGGCCCTGGCACCGGCTCGCCGCGCTCTACGACGAGGAGAGCCAGCCGGCCGAATGCCTGCGCGCCTTCGAGGGGGAGCTCTCGGCGCTGGCGAACGCCGGCGACGACCCCGAGCTCCACGCGCGCCGTCTCGCGCTCCACGCGCAGGCCGCGCGCGTTGCCACCGAGCAGCTCGGCGACGGCGAGCGCGCGGCCGACCACTGGCGCCGTGTGCTCGCGCTCGCACCGGGGGACCCGGTGGCCGGTGAGGGGCTGCTCGCGCACTGCGAGGCCAACGATCGCTTCGACGAGGCGGCCGCGCTCCTGCGCGAACGGCTCGAGCGGCTCGGCGACCGCCCGCCCGACGCCGAACGCGCCGCCGACCTGCGCCGCCGGCTCGCCGACCTGCTCGCCGGCAGGCTCGGCCGGCGCGACGAGGCCGTCGCGCTCCTGGAGTCCGCTCCGGCCGTCGGCGCCCATGCCGACGCCGACGCCGAGCGGCTGGCTGCGCTCTACACCGAATCCGGCCGGCACCACGAGCTGGCCGCGCTGGCCGATGCGCGCGCCGAGCTCGCCACCGACCCGCGGGAGCGGGCACGCTGGCGCCAGCGCCTCGGCGGCGCCCTGCACGCCACCGGCGATGCGCAGGGCGCCGAGCAGGCCTTCGAGGCGGTCCTCGCCGACGCGCCCGACGCCGACGACGCGCGCAGCGCGCTCTGCGAGCTGCTGCGCGCCCGGGGCGAGGCCGCGCGCCTCGCGCCGCAGCTCGAGCTCGCGCTGCGCCGCGCGGGAGCCCACGCCCCCGCCCTGCGCCGCGAGCTCGCCGAGCTCTACGAAGGTCCGCTCGCCGCGCCCGCCCGAGCCCTCGAGCACTGGCTCGCGCTGTGCCGCCTCGACCCGGGGGCCGGGGAGCCACGCGAGCGCGCGATCGCCCTCGCCTCCGGGCTCGGCCGGCTCGACGAGGCCGCTGCCCTGCTCGAGCAGGCCGCCTCGGATCCCGCCACGGGGTCGGCGCGCGCGCGCTGCTGGTGGCGCTGCGCCGAGCTGCTCGCCGGCCCGCTCGGGCGGCCCGAGGAGGCGCTGCGCGCCTGGCGCGAGTCGCTGCTCCTCGAGCCCGAGCAGCCGGGCGTGCGTCACGCCCTGCGCCGCGCCCTCGAGGCGCTGGGCCGCCCCGAAGAGGCGCTCGCCGAGCTCCATGGCGAGTGGCGCAGCGCACGGGGCCACGCGCGCGCGGAGCTGGCCGCCCACGGCGCGGATCTCGCCGCCACGGCGCGACCCGAAGCGCTCGCGAGCTGGCTCGCGCGGCTGGTCGCCGAGGTTCCCGGCGATCCCGCCCTGTGGGAGGCGATCGCGGCCCTCCACCGCCGGACCGGGCGCCCCGCAGCGTGCGAGCGGGCGCTCGCGGAGGCTGCGCGCTGCGCCCCCGCGCCGGCCTGGCGGGCCGCGCTCCAGCGCGAACGCGCCGCCCTGCTCGCCGGAACGCTCGGGTCACCGGAAGGGGCGCGGCTCGCGTTCGAGGCCGCGCTCGCGGACGATCCGGGCGACCCCGGCCTGCTCGCGGAGCTCGACCGGCTGCACGCGACCGCCGGCCGCACGCGGGAGCGCCTGGAGGTGCTGCTCGCACGCATCGCCCACGCGCGCACGGCTTCGCTGCGGGCTGCGCTCGCGGCCGAAGCAGCGCCGCTTGCGAGCGCGCTCGGGGAGCTGGAGCCCGCTGCCGCGCTGTGGCGCACCGCGCTCGCGACCCCGACCGGACCGGAGCGCGCCGCGCGGCTCGCGCCGGCCAGCGACGCGTTCCGCGTCGCGCGCTGCGAAGAGGACTGGATCGCGCTCGCCGAGGAGGAGCTCGCCACCACCACGCTGCCCGCGGAGCGTGCCCGCGCGCTCCGCCGGGAGCTCGCCCGCGCCTGGTGGCGGCACGCCCGTCACGATCGCGCGCTCGCACACGCCCGCGCGCTGGCCGACGACCCGGAAGCGGCCGGCGAAGACCACCGGCTGCTGCTGGCGCTGCTGCGCGCCGAAGGCGACGCCGGCGAGCGGGCGCGACGGCTGCTCGCATGGGCGGGGCGTGCTCCCGAGGAAGCGGAGCGCTGCGCCGCCTGGACCGAGCTCGCGCGGCTGCGCGAGGAGCGGCTCGGGCTGCCCGCGGCTGCTGCCGACGCGTGGCGCGAGCTCCTGCGCCTCGACCCCGACGCAGCCGAAGGCTGGAGCGGCCTGCGGCGCTGCGCCGAGCGCGCCCGCGACTGGCCCGAGCTGGCACGCGCTCTCGAAGCCGAGCTCGCCCGCGGCCTGGGATCGCCGGCCGAGCGGTGGCGGCGCCTCGGGCGGGTGCGCTGGCAGGCTCTCGGTGACGCCGCCGGCGCCGAGCAGGCGCTGCTCGCAGCGCGCGCGGCCGAGCCCGACGAGCTGACGGCGCTTCGCATGCTCCAGGAGATCATGCAGGCCACCGCCGCCTTCCCGCGCGCGCTCGCGCTCCTCGCCGAGGAGCTCGAGCTGCTCGGCGACGCCGACCCGCCCCGCCGCCGCGCGCTGTGGCTGTCGATCGCTGCGATCGCGCACCGGCAGGCGCCGGATCCGGCCCGCGCGGCCGACGCCTACGGCGAAGCACACCGGCTCGGGACGCTCGGCGCCGACGACCTCGGGCGCTGGGCGGCCGTGCTCGCGACCGCCGGCGAGCGCGAACGCTGGTGCGAGATCTGCACGGCCTGGGTCGATCATCCCGACGCCCGTCCGGCCGCCGCCGACCTGCTGGCACTCGCCGAGGCGCTCGCCGAGCAGGGCCGGCGCGAGGATGCGGAGCAGCGGGCCGGCGCGGCGCTCGCGCTCGATCCCGCGCTCGCCGGCGCCTGGCGGCTGCGCGCCCGGCTTCGCGAGGCGGACGGCGACGACCCGGGCGCGGCCGAGGCGTGGCTGCGCGCGGCCGAACAGGAGACCGGGCTTGCCGCCGCCGAGGCGCTGGCGCGCGCGGCGGCCCTGCTCGAGGCGCGCGAGCCCCTACGCGCTCTCGGCGCGCTCGAGCGCGCCGCCGAGCACGCCCCCGACCACGCGCCCGCACAGGCAGCGCTCGCCCGGCTCGCCGAGCAGCACGACCGGCAGGAGCTCGCGCTGGCCGCGGCCACCCGCCTGCTCACCGCCGAACACGCGCTCGGGGAGCTGCCCGACACCGATCGTCTCGCCGCCCTGCTCGCGGGCGGCCGTGCTGCGCGCCGCCTCGAACGCTGGCCCTCGGCCTGGCAGCTCGGGGGGGAGGCGCTCGCCCTCGCGCCCGCCGCGCCCGATGCCCTGGCCGCGCACGGGCTCGCCGCCTTCCACCTCGGCGCCACCGGCGAATGCCAGCGCGATCTGGCGGCACGGCTGGCTCTTCCCGACCCGGACCCCGCGCGCAGCCGGCTCCTGGTGGCTCTCGCGCGCGCGCTCGAGACCAGCGGTGAGCTCGCCGCGGCGCTCGGCCGCCACGAGGAGGCCTTGCGGCTCGATCCGGCCCACGAGGACGCACACGCCGGGTGCCTGCGGGTGCTCGAACGACTCGGGCGGCGCAGCGAAGCGGCGGCCGCGCTGGCGGCCTGGGCGGTCCACACGCCGGACGCGGCGCGACGCGCCGAGCGCTACGTGCGCGCCGCGCGGCTGGCGCGGCTCGCGAGCTCCGATGCAGGGCGCGTCGAAGGCTGGCTGCGCGAGGCGCTCCGCGCCGAGCCCTCGCACGCGACCGCCTGGTACGAGCTCGTGACCGGCCTGTGGGACGAGGGCCGGCACGACGAGGCCTACACCGCTGCCACCGAAGGTGCGGAGAAGGTGGGCTCGACGAGCGTGCGCGCGCTGCTCGAGAGCGTGCGCGGCCGCGTGCTCGAGGCCCGCGAGGACGCCCCGGGTGCGCTGGCGGCCTACCGCGCCGCCCTCGCGGCCGATCCCGAGGCACGCGAGGCCGCGCTCGCGGCCGCGCGGCTGCTGCGCGTCGCCGGCGACTGGAGCCAGGCGGCGGAGGTGCTGCGGCGCGCGATCGAGGGCCGCGGCGACCCGGCCGAGCGGGCCGAGCTGTGCCTCGAGCTGGGACGCCTGCTCTCGGGGCCCCTCGAGGACGTTCCCGGCGCGCTCGCCGCGTTCGACCGCGCCCATGCGCTCACCCCGTCGCGGCTCGACGTCCGCGAGGCGCGCGCGGCCCTGCTCGCGCACCTGCCCGAGCGCAGCGGCGAGGCGCTCGAGGATCTCGCCGCCGTGCTCGACGCCCTGCCCTTGCGCGTCGAGGCGCTGCGACGAGCGACCCGGGTGCTCGCGGCCGGTGGCGACGAGCCCGGCGCGGCTCGCGGTCTCGCGCTCCTTCGAGCCCTCGGCGCCGCCTCGCCGCTCGAATCGGAGAGCGCGCCCACCCGCATGGACCTTGCCTGCGCGGCCGCGTTGCCCGTGCTCGACGCGCCCGGAGAGACGCTACGCGAGGCTGTCGCCGCCCTGGCGCCGCTGGCCGACCAGGCCGCCGTTGCGCCAGCGGGCACGGAGCCCGAGAGCGCGAGCGCAGCCGGGGGGGCCTGCGTGCCGCCAGCCCTCGACGCCTGGCGATCGGCGGCGCGAGACCTCGTGGGCGCGCCCGATCTGCTCGAGCTCGAGCCCTTCCGGCTGCGCGGGGCGCTCGAGGCGATGCTGGCGGAGGCCCGCGCCGGACGGCTCGGCCGCAAGGGCTCACGCGCGGTGCGCCGGCTCGACCCGAACGTGCTCGACCGCCTCGACCTCGGAGCGTGGCGGACGGCCCTGCGCGCGAGCGCCTGGGCGCGCGTCGCGGACCGGCTCGGTGGCGACCTGCGTGCCGTCCTGGCGGCGATCGCGGCCGAGCGCGGCGCGCCGCTCGACGAGGGGGCGGACCTGACGGTGTGGCTCGGCGAGGCGCCCGACGCGCTCGTGCTCCTGCGCGCGCTCGAGCGGGCCTGGCTCACCGCCGTGCGCTGAGCGGGTTGCCGGGAACCCTCGCCCGCGGAGCGTTCGAGCCCGGCCGGGGTGCGGAAGAACCCCGGACCGGCGCCAGGCTAGGGGGTCGAGACGGCCAGGGCGGGCGCGTGGGTCGTTCGGAACGCCCCGCTCACGTGCTCGCGGGCTTCCGCGCTGGCCAGCGCCGCGACGAGTCGCTGGTGGAGCGCGTGGCCGCCGCGCTCGACCCGGACGTGGCCCTGCACGCGCGCCCCGAGCAGGGCAAGGTCGCCGACCAGGTCGAGTACCTTGTGCCGCACGAACTCGTCGGGGAAGCGCAGGCCGCCGCGGTTCAGGACGCGGTCGGCACCCAGGACGACCGTGTTCTCGAGCGATGCGCCGCGCGCGCGGCCGGCGCGCCAGAGCGCGGCGACCTGCTCGGCGAAGCCGAAGGTGCGGGCGCGCGCGAGCTCGTGCTCGAAGCGACCCTCGTCGAGGGAGAGGTCGCGCAGCTTCTGGCGGCCGACCAGCGGATGCTCGAAGTCGATCGCATAGCTGATGCGCAGCTCGCGGGCCGGCTCGATGCGGATCGAGCGGTTGCCGTCGCGGATCTCGAGCGGGCGCCGGACGCGCAGCACCCGGCGCAGCGCCGCCTGCTCGAAGACGCCGGCGGCCCGGAGCAGGAGCACGAAGGAGGCTGCGCTGCCGTCCATGCCCGGCACTTCGGGCCCGTCCACCTCGACGCGCACGTTGTCGATGCCGAGGCCGTAGAAGGCGGCGAGCAGGTGCTCGACCGTGTCGACGGTCGTGTCGCCGCGCCCGAGGGTGGTGGCGAGGTGGGTCCGGCTCAGGGCGGCCGGGGTCGCGGGGATCTCGACCGGGTGGGCGAGATCGGTGCGGACGAACACGATGCCGCTGCCGGCCCGGGCGGGGTGCAGCGTGAGCTCGACCGGCTTGCCGGTGTGGAGCCCGATCCCGGCGCACGAGACCTTCTCCGCGATCGTTCGCTGCTGCAAGAGACGCTCCCCCCCCGAGGTGCAGAGGCGAGTCCTGGCTCGGCCCCGGCGTGACGGAAAGCAATGGGCGTGCCACCAAGGGCGGAACGCCAGCTCCGGAACAGAAATAAAAAACCCAGCCGGAGTGAGCAGTTGGAACGCAGTAGGCGGAGCTGTGGTCGATCGGGGAAGACCCAGGAGGAGCCGATCGAGCCAAAGGCGTGACGACATGATTACGGTCGTGACGAGATCGTCACGATCTCCTGGCTAGCCCCCCGGGAACGACCCCGTTCCTGTGGCCCCGGGGCCCGGGCGGCCGACGGTCCGGCGCCCTGTCGCTCAGGTCTGGGCGCCCGGCCGGCCGCGTCCCACCGCGGCTCGCACCTCCGCGAGGATGTCCCGGGCCGACTGGTAGCGCTCGGCCGGATCCTTGCGCAGGCAGCGGGCGATGATCTCCGCGAGCAGCGTGGGAACCTCGGGGTGGATCTCGCGGGGGTCCGGCGGCGGGGTGTGGACGTGGTGGTAGGGGATGTTGCCCTCCGTGAAGGGCAGCCGCCCGGTGGCGAGCTCGAAGACGGTGACGC is part of the Deltaproteobacteria bacterium genome and harbors:
- the lpxC gene encoding UDP-3-O-acyl-N-acetylglucosamine deacetylase, with the protein product MQQRTIAEKVSCAGIGLHTGKPVELTLHPARAGSGIVFVRTDLAHPVEIPATPAALSRTHLATTLGRGDTTVDTVEHLLAAFYGLGIDNVRVEVDGPEVPGMDGSAASFVLLLRAAGVFEQAALRRVLRVRRPLEIRDGNRSIRIEPARELRISYAIDFEHPLVGRQKLRDLSLDEGRFEHELARARTFGFAEQVAALWRAGRARGASLENTVVLGADRVLNRGGLRFPDEFVRHKVLDLVGDLALLGARVQGHVRVERGGHALHQRLVAALASAEAREHVSGAFRTTHAPALAVSTP
- a CDS encoding tetratricopeptide repeat protein, whose amino-acid sequence is MTTPLERLRERFASDPADRATFEALEEHLFLQGDWSALVPIYERHLAATAATRPAIDGARLLYRMGHALDEAGLDPERAERCHRQALEIDPRFAPALRRLRGRCAASGRWQEALALAMREAVGVSRPTERAALLAEVGEGALRGGEPALAAEAFEQALAADAGSQRAWLGIGEALERAGRLEEAAQRWQQALSLALGEGRERVRAWRELGRLLADGLGDPARALAVYEAAHQAAPEEPEWLDAMAGVLRALGRGDALAALAERRLALAGDAPARAAIALDAGRALLASGADPGAARAWLQRAADFVESGDVHLALAEAAGRAGDTGGRTWHLERAMELGAEIPSWADLGLGGEPPEPPSDALLARLRDAAAERPTDPDALAAYADALEAGHHELERIEVLERLAALAGDPAERIEHLLQLGALHETLDDVAAAGSAYQMAFDLDPGHPQALAALERTLRKLERPAALLATYARAAERAAPVRRAELLCAAGVLQAEGVDPVAANASFAAALAADPGCAAAHDGAARTAAGTDDETLLAAWIAEAPRAGLARLEVLAPELTRRLDALGRGEEALPALRRHAALSPAPREALERLARQLEDLGDTDELSLVLERLDDLLAGAARGANQRRLGWLHAAEGRADAALDAWRAALRHDPSDLASLEALLDAFAEAERFEDALALLDELGTPAGSRSIALRRARALDRGGRPAEAAHAWRELHREGERSEEVLEGWERSARAAGDPELLADALRERAARTSEGDARTRIELERARLLDAALDRPDEARRAWEALADAALPPAAAEEVERRLDALLERTGDYPALCERLEARAEHSTAGPGWLLHMRIADLAEARLGDIGRARRHLEMAIGVAPEHPGPWHRLAALYDEESQPAECLRAFEGELSALANAGDDPELHARRLALHAQAARVATEQLGDGERAADHWRRVLALAPGDPVAGEGLLAHCEANDRFDEAAALLRERLERLGDRPPDAERAADLRRRLADLLAGRLGRRDEAVALLESAPAVGAHADADAERLAALYTESGRHHELAALADARAELATDPRERARWRQRLGGALHATGDAQGAEQAFEAVLADAPDADDARSALCELLRARGEAARLAPQLELALRRAGAHAPALRRELAELYEGPLAAPARALEHWLALCRLDPGAGEPRERAIALASGLGRLDEAAALLEQAASDPATGSARARCWWRCAELLAGPLGRPEEALRAWRESLLLEPEQPGVRHALRRALEALGRPEEALAELHGEWRSARGHARAELAAHGADLAATARPEALASWLARLVAEVPGDPALWEAIAALHRRTGRPAACERALAEAARCAPAPAWRAALQRERAALLAGTLGSPEGARLAFEAALADDPGDPGLLAELDRLHATAGRTRERLEVLLARIAHARTASLRAALAAEAAPLASALGELEPAAALWRTALATPTGPERAARLAPASDAFRVARCEEDWIALAEEELATTTLPAERARALRRELARAWWRHARHDRALAHARALADDPEAAGEDHRLLLALLRAEGDAGERARRLLAWAGRAPEEAERCAAWTELARLREERLGLPAAAADAWRELLRLDPDAAEGWSGLRRCAERARDWPELARALEAELARGLGSPAERWRRLGRVRWQALGDAAGAEQALLAARAAEPDELTALRMLQEIMQATAAFPRALALLAEELELLGDADPPRRRALWLSIAAIAHRQAPDPARAADAYGEAHRLGTLGADDLGRWAAVLATAGERERWCEICTAWVDHPDARPAAADLLALAEALAEQGRREDAEQRAGAALALDPALAGAWRLRARLREADGDDPGAAEAWLRAAEQETGLAAAEALARAAALLEAREPLRALGALERAAEHAPDHAPAQAALARLAEQHDRQELALAAATRLLTAEHALGELPDTDRLAALLAGGRAARRLERWPSAWQLGGEALALAPAAPDALAAHGLAAFHLGATGECQRDLAARLALPDPDPARSRLLVALARALETSGELAAALGRHEEALRLDPAHEDAHAGCLRVLERLGRRSEAAAALAAWAVHTPDAARRAERYVRAARLARLASSDAGRVEGWLREALRAEPSHATAWYELVTGLWDEGRHDEAYTAATEGAEKVGSTSVRALLESVRGRVLEAREDAPGALAAYRAALAADPEAREAALAAARLLRVAGDWSQAAEVLRRAIEGRGDPAERAELCLELGRLLSGPLEDVPGALAAFDRAHALTPSRLDVREARAALLAHLPERSGEALEDLAAVLDALPLRVEALRRATRVLAAGGDEPGAARGLALLRALGAASPLESESAPTRMDLACAAALPVLDAPGETLREAVAALAPLADQAAVAPAGTEPESASAAGGACVPPALDAWRSAARDLVGAPDLLELEPFRLRGALEAMLAEARAGRLGRKGSRAVRRLDPNVLDRLDLGAWRTALRASAWARVADRLGGDLRAVLAAIAAERGAPLDEGADLTVWLGEAPDALVLLRALERAWLTAVR